In a single window of the Acidobacteriota bacterium genome:
- a CDS encoding universal stress protein, with protein MPNVKRILAPTDFSSASLVAVDQAARLAREFGAELVLLYVVPPIPTLPADMNYTFQTPDYNDSLQSAAAEKLAELEAEHVPDGIPVRRLICFGDPAGEIVKAAQDEHCDWIVISTHGHTGWKHLVFGSVAEKVVRLARCPVLSIRCADDKKKEKASA; from the coding sequence ATGCCTAACGTCAAACGTATTCTGGCGCCCACTGACTTTTCAAGCGCCTCTCTGGTCGCGGTCGACCAGGCGGCGCGTCTGGCCCGCGAGTTCGGCGCGGAGCTGGTGCTTCTCTACGTGGTGCCCCCCATTCCCACCTTGCCGGCCGACATGAACTACACCTTCCAGACTCCCGACTACAACGACTCGCTGCAAAGCGCCGCCGCCGAGAAGCTGGCCGAACTGGAAGCCGAGCATGTGCCGGACGGCATCCCCGTGCGCCGCCTGATCTGCTTCGGCGATCCCGCCGGAGAGATCGTCAAGGCCGCCCAGGACGAGCACTGCGACTGGATCGTCATCTCGACTCACGGCCACACCGGCTGGAAGCACCTGGTATTCGGGTCGGTGGCGGAAAAAGTGGTGCGTCTGGCCCGCTGCCCAGTCCTCAGCATCCGCTGCGCCGACGACAAGAAGAAGGAGAAGGCATCGGCGTGA
- a CDS encoding DNA-3-methyladenine glycosylase I, which yields MKKITRCCWAPLDDPLYLEYHDQEWGKPVHDDRVLYEFLLLESFQAGLSWATILRKRENFRRAFHGFDPHQIARYDDSHVARLLQDAGIVRHRQKIESAINNARQLLDIQEQRGSFDSYIWEFVDGSPILNQFTTLAEIPSRTAISDRMSKDLKQRGFRFLGSTTCYSFMQACGLVNDHILACAYRHKPG from the coding sequence GTGAAGAAGATTACGCGCTGTTGCTGGGCGCCTCTCGACGATCCGCTCTACCTGGAGTACCACGACCAGGAATGGGGCAAGCCCGTCCACGACGACCGCGTTCTCTACGAATTCCTGCTGCTGGAGAGCTTTCAGGCCGGGCTGAGCTGGGCCACCATTTTGCGCAAGCGCGAGAACTTCCGGCGCGCCTTTCACGGGTTCGATCCGCACCAGATCGCCCGCTATGACGACTCCCACGTGGCCCGGCTGCTCCAGGACGCCGGCATCGTCCGTCACCGCCAGAAGATCGAGTCGGCCATCAACAACGCCCGGCAGCTTTTGGATATTCAAGAGCAGAGGGGAAGCTTCGACAGCTATATCTGGGAGTTCGTCGACGGCTCCCCCATCCTCAACCAATTCACTACCCTGGCCGAGATACCGTCCAGGACCGCCATCTCAGACCGCATGAGCAAAGACCTGAAGCAGAGGGGATTTCGCTTTTTGGGCTCGACCACCTGCTACTCGTTCATGCAGGCTTGCGGATTGGTCAACGACCATATTCTTGCCTGTGCTTATCGCCATAAGCCCGGATGA